From one Ctenopharyngodon idella isolate HZGC_01 chromosome 15, HZGC01, whole genome shotgun sequence genomic stretch:
- the LOC127495855 gene encoding NAD(P)(+)--arginine ADP-ribosyltransferase 2-like has translation MLLIVEALLLILSAPGQDHRAAVEGQILDMAPNSVDDYYYGCRENMAKNVKKKYLNKECDNSEFEKNEFKKAWDVGKKALDQKISKHDTLKCNFIAIYVYTDTAFNIYDKFNHDARNGKQNYKDGTYKWYSFQFLLTEAIEILRKKQNRCFNTFRGTKLTFNGFAFPSIRFGSFTSSSLDRNIAKRFGTKSCFEIRTCLGADVTKYSKLPYEKEVLIPPYEMFKVTAVRTRIYQNDLWCDTVFTLESFGTRSELNCALCKKEHNEVQCLLNKVL, from the exons ATGCTGCTGATCGTTGAAGCTCTTCTTCTCATTTTATCTGCTCCAGGACAG GATCACAGAGCTGCTGTTGAAGGACAGATATTGGATATGGCACCGAATTCTGTTGATGACTATTATTACGGCTGTAGAGAGAACATGGCTAAaaatgtgaagaaaaagtatCTAAATAAGGAATGCGATAACTctgaatttgaaaaaaatgaatttaaaaaagctTGGGATGTAGGTAAAAAAGCTTTGGATCAGAAAATATCGAAACATGATACCTTGAAATGTAACTTCATTGCTATTTATGTGTACACTGACACAGCTTTTAACATATATGATAAATTCAATCATGATGCTCGTAATGGAAAACAAAACTACAAAGACGGGACGTACAAATGGTATTCATTTCAATTTCTATTAACAGAAGCGATAGAGattctgaggaaaaaacaaaatagatgCTTTAACACCTTTCGTGGTACAAAACTTACATTTAATGGGTTTGCTTTTCCAAGCATTCGTTTTGGCTCGTTTACATCCTCCTCTCTTGATCGTAACATAGCAAAACGTTTTGGAACTAAATCTTGTTTTGAAATCCGCACTTGTTTAGGTGCTGATGTGACAAAATATTCTAAGCTTCCTTATGAGAAAGAAGTGCTGATTCCTCCTTATGAAATGTTTAAAGTCACTGCTGTCAGGACAAGAATATATCAGAATGATCTCTGGTGTGACACTGTGTTCACTTTGGAAAGCTTTGGAACAAGAAGTGAACTGAACTGTGCTCTATGCAAGAAAGAACACAACGAAGTACAGTGTTTGCTGAACAAAGTGCTTTGA
- the LOC127495851 gene encoding ecto-ADP-ribosyltransferase 5-like, translating into MLLIIEALLLILSAPGQDHRAAVEGKIYPLDMAPNSVDDQYDGCTEKMAHLVKTKYPEKEINNSTEFKKAWQEGEMNATAPEGNLTRNNSIAIYVYTNFDSSVYSSFNKAVHYGKQNYTEQTFKWYSLHFLLTDAIQILTEAQEKCKLTYRGTTVEFFKNMTGEVVRFGSFTSSSLDRTVAKSFGTKSCFEIKTCSGANVIKYSKYPEQKEVLIPPYEKFKVTAVRTRQYQKDLWCETVYELESSGTRSDLNCSVAFNNSIRFTKYTSTFNMCAFCRCFCRKIRASRSYFKINRFEAFTDVGRLCGCLEENWLEEHRLNQADRNVYIEDHLLNPTVREMYIENQQLRRCKFSHTHIHTGREISQKPRCYQFLYSVGTDRITLALLKPCCRVSVIL; encoded by the exons ATGCTGCTGATCATTGAAGCTCTTCTTCTCATTTTATCTGCTCCAGGACAG GATCACAGAGCTGCTGTTGAAGGAAAGATATATCCACTGGATATGGCACCGAATTCTGTCGATGATCAATATGACGGTTGTACAGAGAAAATGGCACACCTGGTGAAGACTAAATATCCTGAGAAGGAAATCAATAACTCAACTGAATTTAAAAAGGCTTGGCAAGAAGGTGAAATGAATGCCACAGCACCAGAGGGCAACTTGACAAGGAATAATTCAATCGCTATTTATGTGTACACTAACTTCGATTCTAGTGTATATAGCAGTTTTAATAAGGCTGTTCATTATGGTAAACAAAACTACACAGAACAGACATTTAAATGGTATTCACTTCACTTTTTGTTAACAGATGCGATACAGATATTGACTGAAGCACAAGAGAAATGCAAGCTTACTTATCGTGGTACAACAGTTGAATTTTTTAAGAATATGACTGGTGAAGTGGTTCGTTTCGGCTCTTTTACATCCTCCTCGCTCGATCGTACAGTAGCAAAAAGTTTTGGAACTAAATCTTGTTTTGAAATCAAAACTTGCAGTGGTGCTAATGTGATCAAATATTCTAAGTACCCTGAACAGAAAGAGGTGCTGATTCCTCCATATGAGAAGTTTAAAGTCACTGCCGTCCGGACAAGACAATATCAGAAAGATCTCTGGTGTGAGACTGTGTACGAGTTGGAAAGCTCTGGAACAAGAAGTGACTTGAACTGTTCAGTGGCATTCAATAATTCAATCAGGTTCACCAAATATACATCAACATTTAATATGTGTGCATTTTGCAGATGTTTTTGCCGAAAGATAAGGGCCAGTCGTagctattttaaaataaataggtTTGAAGCATTTACTGACGTAGGCAGATTATGTGGTTGCCTAGAAGAAAACTGGCTGGAAGAACACAGACTCAATCAAGCTGATAGAAACGTTTACATAGAGGACCATCTGCTCAATCCCACTGTCAGAGAAATGTACATAGAGAACCAACAGCTCAGGAGATGCAAATTCAGTCACACCCATATTCACACAGGACGAGAAATTAGTCAGAAACCGCGCTGCTATCAGTTCTTGTATTCTGTAGGAACTGACCGCATTACCTTGGCATTACTAAAGCCTTGCTGTAGAGTTTCAGTAATACTTTAA